The genomic stretch TTCTTTCCTAGATTGGCAGCTTGCTGTCTACAGCGAAGTGCGCTACACACTGTTGTGTAGCCGCTTGTTTCTAGCGGGCACCCAGTTCTTGGGGATGAGCGAAGCTTGCCGCATCCTGCTGGAAAGAATCGAGCCTGTTTTCGGCTCTACCTCTTGGAGTTTCCTCTGTCTGAAAATAGCTCCAGCAGATAGTCCGCGGATTTTTGGCGCCACCTCGCCATCCTCTTCCCCAATTCGGTCTCTTCCATCCTCTTTCCTTCCAAGGCCCCCGCAGTGTTTTCCCCTTGATTTGTACCCCGCCGCAGGTTTTCGGGCCGTATGCCGACGTGAACCATCCAGGTGGTTCCATTCCCTGTCTTCGACTGATAGTTCCTGATCCTTTCCCCTGCAGAGGTTGATTCACCTGCCTCACGGCCTGAAAATCCTTGGCTTGTCTGTCGCTTCGTCGCTTCTTCCTGCAGTAATTTTGCTGCCGAGCTCTAGCCTGTCTTCCGTGGATGTAGTAGATGGCTTGTTTGCCACACGACAATGGAGTCGCCTTGATTCCACTCATTATCCTCACCTGCAGCTCTGCTCCCACATCATTTCTGTCCATGTATCACTCGGATTAATCCTGCACTTTTGCCCCCTCTGTGCGGTCTGAAATTTTACTGTCGGTTGTTACTGGTTCAGAGGAGCCGAGCACGTCGCAACGCTTCCCTTTAAGCGCAGTTCCAGAGTGCTCAACTGCAGAGCACAGTGACGCTGTGTTCGTTTCCCCATCACCATCATCAATGAGCTCTCCCCATGCCTGGTCCTTGCCCCCTCTTATTAATGGCGTAACTGTACCGAGCATATCCCGCACCTGCTAATGTGCTTCGTCGTCCTCCCGCCTCATTCCTCCACTGCTCGCGTTAATGGCGTAACAGCTACAGCTCATCTTCTTCGCCCTTTTCTATGCGAGGTTTAATGCCCGTTTGGTGGCGACTGCTAGCTTCTTCCCCCCTTTGAAAAAGCTTTTATACATTCTTCTCCGCAAAGAGAGAGACCTGGTCTTCCTTTCCGCCTGGCGTCGGTGTTAATTTGGATTCTTGCAAGTGGGTGGAGCCTCGCATTCTTGAGGATGTGCGATTCTTTAATGTGCTGACGTTTCTCGTTCTGAATTGCTGTTTGCGTTTATAAATTGCAGGACATTCTTGCGCGGTTCTGTGGTAGGATCAGGAGGTTGGTGGTCGCCGGCGCAGCGTCCGCGAGGCGGCCTCCGAGGGTAGTGCTGCACGGcttccccggcggcgccgaggcgtTCGAGCTCGTCGCGAGGTTCTCTtacgccgacggcggcggcggagtggtgACCGCGGCCAACGCTTGTGTGCTCCGCTGCGCGGCGGAGTTCTTGGATATGGCGGCGGACGGGCCCGACGCCGCGTCCACGGCCGCGCCGAGCCTGATGAGGATGACGGAGAAGGCGCTCGAGGAGATGCCGCACTGGCCGTGGCACGCCGTCGTGGACACCGTGAAGCAGTGCCAGCGGCTGCTCCCGCTCGCCGACACCACCGGCGCGTTCGACGCGGCCGTGAACGCGCTGGTGTCCCACATGGCAGTGCCCCCGCCGGCCGGGGACGCCACGCCGACGACCTCCTCGCCGGAGAGCTCGGCGTTCCGGTTCTCGTGCGACACCAAGAGCAGCAGCCTCAGCCTCCGGGGTTCCTGCATCAGCCGCACCTGGTGGTTCGAGGACCTCGTGCCGCTCCGCCCCGGCACGGTGGAGCGCGTCGCCGCGGCGCTCGTGGCCAGGGGCACTGACCACGGCGTCGTCGCCCGCTTCCTCTTCTACTACCTCAAGTGCCGCATCGCCGGCGCGAGCGCGGAGGACAAGAGGGCGATGCTGGAGGCGTCGGTCGCCGTCATGTCCGGACTCGACCGGAGCGCCGTCTCCTGCAAGGGCCTCTTCGGCATCCTCAGGATCGCCGCGCCGCTGAAGCTGACCGACGCGTGCCAGGAGCGGCTCGTCGCCATGATCGGCCGCAAGCTCGACCACGCGACGCTAGACAACCTCCTCGTCCCGGCGCCGGCCGGGACGGGCAGCCTGTACGATGTCAGCCTGGTGCTGAGGTTCTTGGAAGCCTTCCTCCGCGGCGACGCCCGCGACGAGccggcgaggctgaagaagttGGGCAGGCTCGTCGACCTCTACCTGGCCGAGGTCGCCCCGGACCCGTCCCTGCGCCCGGCCAAGTTCCTCGAGCTCGTCACGGCGCTGCCGGCTCCGGCGAGGGACTGCCACGACGCGCTGTATCGCGCCATCGACGTTTATTTCCAGGTACATACTACTACTAGTGGAGTAGATTCCCTTCCGACAACGTCCTAATTTGGACAGCATTTCGCATCACTCCGCATTAACTTTCTTCTAGAGAACAATTACTTCGCATTAATTGCTAGCGTGTCAGTACCCCCTCTGAAGTCCTTTGGAGTATGCAATTCAGGCCTCAAACTTCTGAATGTTCCCTGAATTGTCTGATTggtcaggaaaaagaaaaacttgacCTGTTAGTAGTTGGATGTTATTATGTTACTCTGTTCGCCAATCGACTTGTTAATTCGGAGCTCAATTAAATGCTGATCGCTGTTGATGGTGGCAGGTTCACGCTCGCCTGACGGACGAGGAGAAGATGAAGATCTGCAGGGGGCTGAGCTACGAGAAGCTGTCACCGGAGTGCTGCAAGCACCTGGCCCGGAACGGCGGGTTCCCGACgagggcggcggtgcaggcgctgGCGTCACAGCACACGGTGCTCAAGAGCCTCGTCCTCCGCGACCCGGCCCAGCTGAAGCCGGTGTCGCCGTCCCCTCCCCCGTCCACGGGAAAGCGCCGCGAGACATGCTgccacgacgacgacgtcggcaGCGGTGGTGGCGAGAACGACGGGCAGGTGATCCTGTACGCGGGGCGGCTGGACCTGACGCTGGAGAACCAGAACCTGCGGTCGCTCCTGGACGGGATGCACTGGCGGGTGATGGAGCTGGAGAAGGTGTGCAGCCGGATGAAGACGCAGATGATCAAGATGAAGGccaggaggggcggcggccgcaCCGCCAGGTCGCTCCCCAGGATGTGTTCTTGATCCACCCCACTCTGCTGCCATCCGTGGTTATCATAACCTCACTGTGCCATAGCGATGTACATAGTGCTAGAATTGATCAAATGCAGGTCTTAGCAGATCTGCATGCtgtatttcttcttttttggctTCATTTTTGCCAAGTTTCCTCTGTGCATGTATGATGTGGTATCAGTTCGTGGTGATTGGAAAGGAGAGCCAGTTTGAGTGGTCCTAAAGTAGCGAATCTTATCTGAAAATATATGTGACATGCCTGAAGAATCTGTAGCTTGTGTGTACAGGATAATTGCTTCAACTTTGCTTCAGAAACAGATAATATAATAATTTACCAAGCATAGATAAGTACATTGTCTGCTGATTATGCAGTGCTCTAAAATGACCTTGTGCTGCATGATTCTCTCACTTTCTTTAGGCCAGTCTCATGTCAAAGACTAGGAAGGATGAAAAGGattttaaaaaaagttatgaGCTGCACGTCCTCGCTAATCTACTGGTTAACCCCACAGGCTTGCAGTGTTAAGGGCACGATAAAGGCAGGCAAGGAACATGACATCATGGCAGGTAAGGTCTCAGGGGAACAGTTGACTTGTAGTCTCTAAATTAACCCCCCAAACCTGATAATTACACTGTTACAGTGCTTAGAAAGCAAAGGACAGCTCTGACAGCCTGATGTGCATGGCTTAGTGGCCAAAGAAAGATCATGGGCATTCGAGTCCCTTTCTAGGCAGGGGAACTTTTTGGATGCTCTTCGAGAGGGTAAAACAAGGGTTAAAAGGAGGAGTGTGCAGTGTCCAACCTTAAACAAATATTACTTCCCACGTGGTGATCTGGTGGCACTTCCAATTGCTTCGTGAGTTCATGATGCGATGATGGTGCTGATCTTACCACAGGCAAGTCCACCTTTGTTAGATTCCAAGCAGAGTCTTGTTCTTTGGGTGGGTGTCTGACAGaactttttatttcctttttgttaGTATCCAGTAGTATAAGGACTAGAGCCGTTATGCCAGTGAGCTTGGTTTTAAGCCCAGGACGCGTGATTAGTGCCCCCCGAAGTAACCCAGATGGCCCTATGCCAAACATGTGGAGAGGGAAGGTGTTCCAAGAACTTTGGCCTGAGCAATTCAAGGTGACTTGTGTTTAACTTCAGAGTACATCCAGCTCTTGCTGAAACTTTTTTGGACATTCGAAACAGGTCGTAAGCCTGGATTGGAATGGGAGACACATGGAGAGAAAAACTGTTTATTTACATACTGGTGATATTTTTactgagaagaaaaaaaaggaatactAGTCCTACTGGTGACTCAACACAGAGTGTTGGATAAGCAGTGTGTCAGGAGGCCGatcagcaggcagcagcagagaTGCTCGTCACCTAGCCAGGACAAACAACTCCCTTTTCCTCCTGCAATCAACCTTACGCAGGCCATCAAGCACACACACTCATGGTCAAAAAGGCTGCTGGTCTCGTGTCCGTCCACAAGCTGAGAGCATCGACGAACCCTCACCCTTTTCCGCGGCCACAGGCCAGAGGCCACGCACCCACGCCAGCGCCAGAGCACagccggcggcaccggcggccgggGACCGTGCCGGCCGACGCAACGGGCAACGGCCTCTCCGTGCACCGCATGCGGCGGAACACGGCGGCGGCCCAGCGACGAATATATTCGCTCTGTTCTCCGTAACTCGCGATGGGTGGCACGCGCCCGGCCGGGTTGGACGCGAAACCTGAATGGCGAAGCCCATAACTGATAACTCCATGCCATTAGGCTCTGGCTCTCCCACCCCTGCTGCTCTGCCCGGCGGCCGTTCCAGCTCCGCAGCTCGCCAGCGGCGCCGTCAGGCGAGCATTTATTAGTTGCTCGTCGACGGCACATTCTTCTGGCCTGGCCTCACCTGTCGTCGGCGTGGGCGGGGCTGCTCGATCGGTGGGTCATCCTGATCCGGACGGACGGGACCGGGCAGGCCGGCTGATCGATCGGGCAGTGACAGTGAGCTAGTAGAAGCATTAATTGCTCGCAGTCTCGCAGCGCGGCCGGCCGGTTCGCCCATCTCCTCACGTGCACGCGCAGGCAGCGGCGACATGATCCGACGTGGGCAAGCCACAAGGGACGGCCGTGTGCGATGCAATGCATGATGCCGGCGACGTGAATACTGAATAGGCGATCAAGCCAGAGCCTCTGCTGCTGCGGGCGACCTAACCTAACCAAGCAATCGAGCGGAGAGATTCAGAAACCGCAGGAGTATACTAAGATCCTACGTAAATGATCACTTAGACCACACACATTGATCATCGCTTAATTGCGTGCGAAGAACAACGTTTCCATGGGGAGAAAAACACGC from Setaria italica strain Yugu1 chromosome II, Setaria_italica_v2.0, whole genome shotgun sequence encodes the following:
- the LOC101758727 gene encoding BTB/POZ domain-containing protein At3g22104 isoform X1 → MSRVVLLEVDVNGEELFVVDKDILARFCGRIRRLVVAGAASARRPPRVVLHGFPGGAEAFELVARFSYADGGGGVVTAANACVLRCAAEFLDMAADGPDAASTAAPSLMRMTEKALEEMPHWPWHAVVDTVKQCQRLLPLADTTGAFDAAVNALVSHMAVPPPAGDATPTTSSPESSAFRFSCDTKSSSLSLRGSCISRTWWFEDLVPLRPGTVERVAAALVARGTDHGVVARFLFYYLKCRIAGASAEDKRAMLEASVAVMSGLDRSAVSCKGLFGILRIAAPLKLTDACQERLVAMIGRKLDHATLDNLLVPAPAGTGSLYDVSLVLRFLEAFLRGDARDEPARLKKLGRLVDLYLAEVAPDPSLRPAKFLELVTALPAPARDCHDALYRAIDVYFQVHARLTDEEKMKICRGLSYEKLSPECCKHLARNGGFPTRAAVQALASQHTVLKSLVLRDPAQLKPVSPSPPPSTGKRRETCCHDDDVGSGGGENDGQVILYAGRLDLTLENQNLRSLLDGMHWRVMELEKVCSRMKTQMIKMKARRGGGRTARSLPRMCS
- the LOC101758727 gene encoding BTB/POZ domain-containing protein At3g22104 isoform X2, translated to MAADGPDAASTAAPSLMRMTEKALEEMPHWPWHAVVDTVKQCQRLLPLADTTGAFDAAVNALVSHMAVPPPAGDATPTTSSPESSAFRFSCDTKSSSLSLRGSCISRTWWFEDLVPLRPGTVERVAAALVARGTDHGVVARFLFYYLKCRIAGASAEDKRAMLEASVAVMSGLDRSAVSCKGLFGILRIAAPLKLTDACQERLVAMIGRKLDHATLDNLLVPAPAGTGSLYDVSLVLRFLEAFLRGDARDEPARLKKLGRLVDLYLAEVAPDPSLRPAKFLELVTALPAPARDCHDALYRAIDVYFQVHARLTDEEKMKICRGLSYEKLSPECCKHLARNGGFPTRAAVQALASQHTVLKSLVLRDPAQLKPVSPSPPPSTGKRRETCCHDDDVGSGGGENDGQVILYAGRLDLTLENQNLRSLLDGMHWRVMELEKVCSRMKTQMIKMKARRGGGRTARSLPRMCS